The sequence AGCAGTCCGGACTGCAGGGCGCTGTAGCCGCGCACGCTCTGCATGTAGAAGGCGGAGAAGAAGGTGACGCCCATCAGCGCGAAGAAGATCAGCGCGATGGCGGCGACGGCGGCGGAGAACGCGGGCTTCCTGAAGTACGAGACGTCGATCGCCGGGCTGGCGCTGCGCTTCTCGTGGAGGACGAAGACCACCAGGACGGCGAGGCCGCCGATGACCGGCAGCAGGACCGAGACGTCGGTGAAGTCGGCGAGCTCGCCGCCCCGGATGATGCCGTACACCAGCAGCACCAGGCCGATGATGGAGAGCACCACGCCGACCGGGTCGAGCCGGCCCGGCTTCGGGTCCTTCGAGTCCGGCACCAGCCACACCATGGCGGCCAGGGCGACGATCACGACGGGCACGTTGACCAGGAAGATCGAGCCCCACCAGAAGTGTTCGAGGAGCAGACCGCCGGTGATGGGGCCGATGGCGATGCCGAGGCCGACGCTGCCGGCCCAGATGCCGATGGCCTTGGGCTGCTCGTCGCGCTCGAAGACGTTCATCAGGACGGCCAGGGTGGCCGGCATGACGAAGGCGGCACCGAAGCCCATCAGGGCGCGCCAGGTGATCAGCTCGCCGGGCGAACCGGACAGGGCGGCGAGGGCGGAGCCGATGCCGAAGAGGGTGATGCCGAAGAGCAGGATCTTCTTGCGGCCCAGGCGGTCGCCCAGCAGGCCGGCGGTGAAGAGCAGGCCGGCGAAGACGAGCGTGTAGGAGTTGATCGCCCACTCCAGCTCGCTCTGGGTGGCGCCGATGCCGGTGGGCGAGGGAGAGGCGATCGTCTTGACGGCGACGTTCAGGATCGAGTTGTCCAGCACCACGATGAGCAGGCTGAACATCAGGACCACGAGAATCGCCCAGCGGCGGCGGTGGACCGCCTCCGGTATCTGGGACACGGCGGGAGCGCCGGACGGTGTGGACATGAGGAGCAGCCTAACGGCATTCCGATACGATACCGTCTCGTATTGTAAAGTCTTTACCGATGACCCGGCCGCCCGGCCCACTTCCCGCGACCGGCTCCGGGATGCCACCATGGAAGCGATCCGGGGACGCCGTCAGGGCGCCTCGAGATGACGAAGGAGCCACCTGCCATGTCGCTTCAGGCTGCGCAGAACCAGTCCGCCACCCCCGCGGGAACCCCCTCCGACAGCAGCAAGGCGCTGTACGGGGGCAAGAGCAACCGCCGGGTCACCGTCCACGACATCGCCGCCGCCACCGCGCGCGGCGAGAAGTGGCCCATGCTCACCGCCTACGACGCGATGACCGCGTCCGTCTTCGACGAGGCCGGCATCCCGGTCATGCTCGTCGGCGACTCCATGGGCAACTGTCACCTCGGCTACGAGACCACCGTGCCCGTCACGATGGACGAGATCGCCATGCTGTCCGCCGCCGTCGTCCGGGGCACCAAGCGCGCCCTGATCGTGGCGGACCTGCCCTTCGGGGCGTACCAGGAGAGCCCGGTCCAGGCCCTGCGCAACGCGACCCGGCTCATCAAGGAGTCCGGTGTCGGCGCCGTCAAGCTGGAGGGCGGCGAGCGCAGCCACGAGCAGATCAAGCTGCTGGTCGAGGCCGGCATCCCGGTCATGGCCCACATCGGCCTGACCCCGCAGTCCGTCAACGCGATGGGCTACCGGGTCCAGGGCCGCGGCGAGGAGGCCGCCCAGCAGATGCTGCGCGACGCCAAGGCCGTGCAGGACGCGGGCGCGTTCGCCGTCGTCCTGGAACTCGTACCGGCCGAACTGGCCGCCGAGGTCACCCGCACCCTGCACATCCCGACCATCGGGATCGGCGCCGGTCCGGACACCGACGCGCAGGTGCTGGTCTACACCGACATGGTCGGACTGACCGGCGGCAAGGTGCCGCGCTTCACCAAGCAGTACGCCGACCTGCGGCAGATCCTCGGCGACGCCGCGAAGGCGTACGCGGACGAGGTCGTCGGCGGCACCTTCCCGGCCCCGGAGCACACCTTCCACTGAGGCCGCGCCAGGCCACTGGGGCTCGCGCCCCGATGACCACCACCGGCACGAACGACAGCCCGCCGACTCCCCCATCGGCGGGCTGTCGGCCGTTGTCGGCGGCTATAGGCAGGCTGTCGGCCCGCTGTAGGCGGGCTGTCGGTGGCGGCTGGTCTAGTAGTCGGCATGACGCGAATCGACAAGAACCCCCGAAACGGCGGGACCGGCGGGAACGCCGTAGAGGTGCGGGGACTGGTCAAGCACTACGGCGAGACCAAGGCCCTGGACGGCGTGGACCTCGATGTGCGCGAGGGCACCGTCCTCGGCGTGCTCGGCCCCAACGGCGCCGGCAAGACCACCCTCGTACGCTGCCTCTCCACGCTGATCACGCCCGACGCCGGAACCGCGGTCGTCGCCGGCTTCGACGTGGTGAAGCAGCCCCGCGCGCTGCGCCGCACCATCGGCCTCACCGGCCAGTACGCCTCGGTCGACGAGAAGCTCTCCGGCTGGGAGAACCTCTACATGATCGGGCGGCTGCTCGACCTGCCCCGCAAGAAGGCGCGGGCTCGGGCCGACGAGCTGCTGGAGCGCTTCTCGCTCACGGACGCGGCGAAGAAGGCCGCGATGGAGTACTCCGGCGGGATGCGCCGCCGGCTCGACCTGGCCGCCTCCATGATCGGCAGCCCGGCCGTCCTCTACCTCGACGAGCCGACGACGGGGCTCGACCCCCGTACCCGCAACGAGGTCTGGGACGAGGTGCAGCGCATGGTCGCGGAGGGGGCGACCGTGCTCCTCACCACCCAGTACATGGAAGAGGCCGAACAGCTGGCCAACGAGCTGACCGTCATCGACAAGGGCCGGATCATCGCCCGCGGCGGTGTGAACGAGCTGAAGGCCAAGGTCGGCGGCCGGACCCTGCAGATCCGCCCCTCGGACCCGGCCGAGCTGGCCCCGATGGCGCAGGCGCTGCGGGAGACCGGTCTCGACGGTGTCGCGGGCGCGCAGGCGGTCCCGGACGAGGGCCTGCTCTACGTACCGATCCTCAGCGACGAGCAGCTCACGGCCGTCATCGGTCTGCTCGGCGCCCGGGGCTTCTCGCTGGCGCATGTCGCCACCGCGCTGCCCAGCCTGGACGAGGTGTTCCTCGCCATCACCGGCGACAAGGCCACCGTCACCGACACGATTCCCGAGGAGGTCGCGGCATGAGCACGACGACTCTGACGCCCACCCCCACCGACACACCCGTCTCCGCGCCGGCCGCCAAGCTCCACGACGAGGGCGGCATCGGCCTGCGGAACAACCTGCGCCACATCGGGGCCCTGGTCCGGCGCAATCTGCTCCAGATCAAGAAGGATCCGGAGTCGATGTTCGACGCGCTGCTGATGCCCGTCATCTTCGTGCTGCTGTTCGTGTACGTCTTCGGCGGCTCGGTCGGCGGCAGCATGGGCGGCGGCCGGCAGGAGTACCTGAACTACCTGATCCCCGGTCTGATGGCGATGATGGGCATGAACATCGCCATGGCCGTCGGCAGCGGTGTCAACGACGACTTCCGCAAGGGGGTCATGGACCGCTTCCGTACGATGCCGATCGCGCGCTCCTCGGTGCTCGTCGCCAAGATCGTGGTCGAGCTCGGCCGGATGATGGTCGCCACGCTCATCCTGCTGGGCATGGGCTTCGCCCTCGGCATGGAGCTCCACGGGTCCGTGCTCGGACTGATCGGGGCGATCGGCCTGTCGGCCGCGTTCGGCGCCGCGATCATGTGGATCTTCATCCTGCTCGGCCTGGCCATGAAGACGTCCCAGGCGGTTCAGGGAATGGGGATGCTGGTCATGATGCCGCTCCAGTTCGGTTCCTCGATCTTCGCCCCGCCCACGACGATGCCGGGCTGGCTCCAGACGTTCACCGACTACAACCCGCTGTCGAACCTGGCGGACGCCGCGCGCGGTCTCATGATGGGCACCCCGCTCGGCCACTCGGTCTGGCTGACGCTCGGCTGGGCCGTGGTCATCACGGCGGCCGTGGCCCCGCTCGCGGTCTCCAAGTTCCGCAAGAAGTCCTGACGTTACGAGCCGGGTTCCGATTCCGCGTCCACGAGGGCGGCGGCCTCCTCCAGGGAGAGGCCGCCGCCCTCGGCGTACGCGGCCTCGTAGGCGGCGTCGCCCAGCCGGACGCGCACCAGCTCCTCGGCGCGGGCGAAGTTCTCGCGCTCCATCGCGTTCATGAAGTGGCCCTCCGGCAGATGGGCCCGGCCGGACCCCAGCAGCCGCGCCGCGGTGAGGGACCTCTCCTCCCCGCCGAGACCGGCCAGCGCCCAGGCCAGGATGACCAGATTGATCACCGCCATCTGCGGCGCGACCATCTGCGTCAGCGGGTCCTGCATCGACTCCAGCGCCCGCCGGCTCCGCTCCAGCCCCCGGGCGTACGCGCCGTCCTGGTTGTCCAGCCAGGCCAGGCCGCCGAGCACGAAGCCCTCGAAGACCGCCATGGTCTCCGACTTGAACTCCTCGTGCAGCAGGGTGAACTGCTCGCGCGCCTCGTCGGTGCGCCCGTCCCGGCCCAGCCACATCGCCATGAACAGCCGGGCCGCGGGCCGCGCCTCGTGCCCGGTCTGGCGCTCGTCGCCCAGCACCTCGCGCATGATCGCCTCGCCCTCGGCGCCCCGGTCGAGCTCGGTGAGCACGGAGGCGTAGCGGATGCGCAGGACGGAGACCTGGGCGAGGGCGCCCAGCCTCTCGGCCGAGCGGATCGCGGCCTGGAAGTCCTCGGCCGCCTGCGCGTAGGCGCCCTGCTTCTCGTTGGCCTCGCCGCGCGAGGAGAGCGCCTCGGCCATGCCCCAGTCGTCGCCGAGCCGGCGGAAGATCGCCAGGCTCTCGTCGGCGTCCGTATGGGCCTCGCCGGCCCAGTCGGGGCGGTTGGCCAGCACGTTGGCCCGCATCTGGAGGGCGGCGGCCAGCTCCCACTCGTAACCGAACTCCCGGGCCCCGCGCACCGTTTCGTCCAGCAGGTGCCGCAGGTCGGAGACGCCGCCGGTCAGCATCACGGCGTAGAACCAGAGCGAGGCGGGGCTGCGGCAGGTCTGCGGCTGGCCGGCCCGGTAGGTCGCCACGATCGCCCGCAGCCGGGCCATGCTGGCCTCGTTCGTCCACTCGTCCATCGCGTGGTCCATGTTGACCAGCTGGACGAGACCGACCTGCCGCCGCGCCTCCTCCAGCAGCTCCTGCCGCATGGGCGGGGGCGCGTCGGTGCAGCGCTCGTGGAGCGAGGGCGCGGGCCGTACGGGCGGGGCGAACGGGTCGGGGCCGAGGGCCGCCGCCGCGTCCGCCCAGTGCAGGGCGTCGCCGCGCAGGTTGCGGATCTGCCAGTACCAGGAGAGCGACAGCACCATGCACAGCGCCTCCTGCTCGTCGCGCGCGGCGACGGCGTGGCGCAGGGCGGTGCGCAGGTTCTCGTACTCGCGCTGGAGGAGCCGGACGGCGGCGAGCTGTCCGGAGCCGCGCAGCAGCGGGTCGGTCGTACGGGCCAGCTCGCGGAAGAACACCAGGTGCCGGCGTTCGACGGCGTCCCGCTCCCCCGACTCCTCCAGCCGCTCCGCCGCGTACTCGCCGACGGTCTCCAGGAGCCGGTAGCGCATCTGGCCGTCCTCGGCGGGCGCGGCCACGACGAGGGACTTGTCGACGAGGGAGCCCAAGAGGCGGGCGGCGTCGCCCGCCCCGCCGGACCCGTCGGCGCAGACGGCCTCGGCGGCCTCCAGGGTGCAGCCGCCGGCGAAGACGGAGAGCCTGCGCAGGGTGACGCGCTCGTCGTCGTCCAGCAGCTCCCAGGACCAGTCGACGACGGCCCGCAGGGTCTGCTGGCGCGGCAGCACGGTCCGGCTGCCGCTGGTCAGCAGGCGGAAGCGGTCGTCGAGCCGGTCCGCGATCTGCTGCGGGGTGAGCATCCGCAGCCGGGCCGCGGCGAGTTCGATGGCGAGCGGCAGCCCGTCCAGGCGGCGGCAGATCTCGGCGCCGGCCAACGCCGTCGCCTCGTCCGCGTCGACCCGGAAGCCGGGGCGGGCGGCGGCGCCGCGCTCGGCCAGCAGGCGCAGCGCGGTCGGGTCCGGCAGCGGATCGACCGGACGGACCGCCTCGCCCGGCACACCGAGGGGTTCCCGGCTGGTCGCGAGGACGGTGAGGCCGGGGCAGCGGGCCAGCAGGTGGTCGGCGAGGGCGGCGGCGGCCTCGATGACGTGCTCGCAGTTGTCCAGCAGGAGCAGCATGCGGCGGCGGGAGCAGTACTCGGTGAGCCGGGCCAGCGACTCACCGGCGGCGCGCTCGTCGCCCGAGGCCCGCTCGGCGGCCCGCAGCTCCCCGGAGCCCGCCCCGCTCAGCACCGTCTCCCGGGCGCCCAGCGCGGCGAGCACCGCCTCCGGCACGGCCTCGGGGTCGTCGACCGGCGCCAGTTCGGCCAGCCAGACGCCGTCCGGCCAGGTGCCGGGGTCGACGGTGTCCGCGACCTCCTGCGAGAGCCGGGTCTTGCCCGCGCCGCCGGGCCCGAGCAGGGTGACGAGCCTTCCCCGGGAGAGGTCGTCGCGCAGCGCCGCCATCTCGGACTCCCGCCCGACGAAGCTGGTGAGACGGGCGCGGAGGTTGCCGAGAGGGGCGGGTGCGGAGGGCTTCACGGGGGCCGGCGGCGCGGGCTCCTGCCGCAGCAGCTCCCCGTACAGGGTGGTCAGCTCGGTGCCCGGGTCGGTGCCGAGGCGGTCGGCGATCAGGGTGCGCACCTCGTCGTACGCGGCCAGGGCCTGGGCGGTGCGCCCGGCGTCGCGCAGGGCGCGCAGGCGCAGCGCCTGAAGGGGTTCGTCGAGGGGGTGCTCGCCGCAGAGCGCGGTCAGTTCCGGCAGCGCCTCGGTGGCCCGGCCGAGCCGGAGCGCGGCGGCGAGCCTGTCCCGGCGGGCGTCGAGCCGGCGGGCCGTCCAGCGCGCGGCGGCGGCGTACCGGTCGGGGAGGTCGGCGAGCGCGGGGCCCCGCCAGAGCGCGAGCGCGTCGTCGAGGACGCTCATCGCGCGGGCCGGGTCGCCCTCCGCGAGGGCCCTGGCCCCCTCGCCGGCCAGCCGCTCGAAGCGGAACAGGTCGACGGCCTCCGGTTCGGCGGCCAGCCGGTAGCCGCTCTCCGCCGAGGCGACGGCCTGGTGCCCGATGGCCCGGCGCAGCCGTCCGACCAGGGCCTGGAGTGCGGCGGGCGCGTCGGCGGGCGGTTCGCCGTCCCACACCTCGTCGACGAGCACGCCCACCGGGACCGTCCGCCCGGGGCGCAGCGCGAGCACGGTGAGCAGGGCGCGCAGCCGCGCACCGCCGACGGGGAGGACCGTGCCGTCGTCGCGGAGTGCCTGGGTGGTGCCGAGGATGCCGTAGCGCACGCGCCCATTCTCCGTGACCCCCACCGGTGTGCGCACAGCCGCCCCGCCCCTGCTCGTCATGGGCCCACCCTTTCCGGTCCCGGGGCGGGAAGCGAACCGTTTCCGCCGTGTCGCCGTCAGTCCCCCGGCGCCGCGGGCTCCGCCGGCCCGACCGCGTAACCCGGCACGGACGGCCAGCGGACGGTGAGCACCACGGACTCCTCCTCGGCGACCCAGGAGTGGTCGACGCCGACGCCCCACACCACGTAGTCGCCCTGCTCCTCCAGCAGCACGCTGCGCCCCGGCAGCTCCACCCGGAACCGCCCGCTGATGAGCACGAGCAGCGCGGTCCGGCTCTCCCCGCGCACCCATTGCGCCCGCTCGTCGCCCACCGGGTGGACGCCCCACTTGATCTCGACGTCCTCACTGTGCCGGGGATCGCCCGCGTCCTTGAAGTGCCCGAGGATCCAGCCCCGGTCGAGCGCGGCATCCTTGCCCGCGTTGCCCACGTATACGTTGTCGTTCACGTGGGGCGACGGTAGCAGGGGCGAAATACGGGGAGAGCCAGGTGGGCCGTGTGCCCGCCGCCTACGCTCAGGGCATGGCAAGCGCAGCGCAGCAGCGGATCAGTCCGGTCTTTCTCGGGATCGCCGCCGTGACGGCCGTGGCCGGGTGGGCGGTGTGGACGGACTTCGCGGCGCAGCCCGGGTTCGCGACGTTCCTGTTCGTCACCGGGGCGTGGGTCGTGTCGCTGTGTCTGCACGAGTACGCGCACGCCAGGACCGCATTGCACAGCGGGGACATCTCGATCGGGTCCAAGGGCTATCTGACGCTGAATCCGCTGAAGTACACGCACGCGCTGCTGAGCATCGTGCTGCCGGTGCTGTTCGTGATCATGGGCGGGATCGGGCTGCCGGGTGGTGCGGTGTTCATCGAGCGCGGGCGCATCCGGGGGCGGTGGAAGCACAGTCTGATCTCGGCGGCCGGGCCGCTGACCAACGTGCTGTTCGCGCTCGTGTGCACCGCGCCGTTCTGGCTGGACGCGCTGGACGGGGTACCCGCCGCCTTCCGTAACGCGCTGGCCTTCCTGGCGCTGCTCCAGGTGACGGCCGCCATCCTGAACTTCCTGCCGGTGCCGGGGCTCGACGGCTACGGGGTCATCGAGCCGTGGCTCTCGCACTCGGCCCGTCGCGCGGTCGAGCCGTTCGCCCCCTTCGGCCTGATCGCGGTCTTCGCCCTGCTGTGGGTCCCCGAACTGAACCGGGCCTTCTTCGACGCGGTGTACGCGCTGCTGCGCGGCCTGGACGTGGACGGCTTCTGGACGGACTGCGGCCTGGACGCGTACCGGTTCTGGCAGGGGGCGAACCCGGTGTGCGGGGCCGGCTAGGCGCGGCGGCGGCGCAGGTAGTACCAGGCCATGTTCGAGGAGAGGCCGACCAGCAGGACCCACACGATGCCGATGAGCACGCTGCCCTGCACGAAGGACGTCACGGCCGCGGCGAGGGCCAGGACGCAGACGACGAGGGCGTAGAGGGCGAGACGGGGCATGGGGGTGGCTCCTGTCGGGGGGTGATGCGCGGTCCCCTCCAGTCTCCCCCATGTCCCCGGCCGTCCCCGGGAGGGTCCCCGGCCGTCCCCGGGAGGGTCCCCCGGCCGTCCCCGGGAGGGTCCTCACACGTCGGTGGTGCGCAGTCCGGCGTGGGCCTTGTAGCGGCGGTTGACCGAGATCAGGTTGGCGACCAGCGACTCGACCTGGTGGGCGTTGCGCAGCCGGCCCGCGAAGATGCCGCGCATACCGGCGATGCGGCCGGCCAGCGCCTGGACGATGTCGGTGTCGGCGCGGGCCTCGCCCAGCACCAGGACGTCGGTGTCGATCTCCTCGATGGACTCGTCCTGGAGGAGGACCGCCGACAGGTGGTGGAAGGCGGCGGTGACGCGGGAGTCCGGCAGCAGGGCGGCGGCCTGTTCGGCGGCGCTGCCCTCCTCCGGCTTCAGCGCGTAGGCGCCCTTCTTGTCGAAGCCGAGCGGGTTGACGCAGTCGACGACGATCTTCCCGGCCAGCTCCTCGCGCAGCGACTCCAGTGTCTTGGCGTGGCCGTCCCACGGCACCGCGACGATCACCACATCGCTCTCCCGCGCGCAGGTCGCGTTGTCCGCGCCGCGTACGCCGTTGCCCAGCTCCCCGGCCGCCGCCTCCGCGCGGTCCGCGGCGCGGGAGCCGATGATCACCTGCTGGCCGGCGCGGGCGAAGCGGTACGCGAGGCCGCGCCCCTGCGGCCCGGTGCCGCCGAGCACGCCGACGGTCAGGCCGGACACGTCCGGCAGGTCCCAGGGGTCCTTGGCGGGGGGCTTGGGCGCGCTGCCGCTGTCATTCGTAGTCATGGCCCCGACACTACTGCGAGGTACGGCGCCGCAGCCCGCGCTCCCCGGCCGGTGGGACGTACGTCGCACGGCTCCCTGCCTCCCGCCGCCACCCGTACGGATGGCTGTCCGGCCTTTCGCCGGTGGCGGGGCCCCGGCATGGTGCAGGATGCCGGGCCATGGATGCCGTACGTGTGGCGCTGCTGCGTGAAGTGCTCGCCAGGACCCAGTGGCCCGCCGCCGCCCGGCGGTTCGCCGGCGCGCTCCGCTCCTCCGTGGTTCCGCACGGCGGCGGGCTGCTGCTGGTGGGGACCGAGGTGTACGAGCCCTGGCACCTGGCCGCCCACCTGGTCGACGAGTCCACCTGGTCGGGGCTGCCCGAGCTCCGCCCCACTCTGGTACGCCACCGGGTGGAACCCGGCGACCCGGCCCACCTCGCGGTCGGCCTCGGCCGGATCGAGGCGGCCGGGCGGGGCGAGACGCTGCTCGTGGTGACGCCGGAGCGCCCCGGCGAGGGTCTGCTGGAGCGGGTCCACGACGCCCGCCGGGCCGGCGCGACGATCCTCTCGCTGGACAACGGCGACCCCCAGGTCCGCGGGCTCGCCCATGAGGCGCTGTCCGTGACGGACGGGGAGGACGTGGACCTGGACACCGTCCAGCACCTGGTCAGCGCCGCCGCCGGGGAGAACGGCGCGCCCGTACCGCGCGGCGGGCGGCGGACGTTCCGCGACCGGCTGTCCCGGCTGGCCGACCAGCTGACCGCGCCTCCGCCGCCCCGCTGGTAGCGGGGCGGCTCCGGTCGTGCGGTGCCGCCCCGTAATCCGTTTGCATCCCGCACGTATCACGACAGACCATGTCTCCTCGTGACCTCTCGCACCTCCCTCGCCGCCAGGCTGGCCGCACTGCTTCCCGACCTCTCGCCCTGGCGGTCATCGGCCGACTTCCGGCTGCTGTGGGTGCAGGGGATCGTCACCTACTTCGGCAGCTTCATGGCGCTGATCGCGCTGCCGCTCCAGATCAAGGACCTCACCGGCTCCCCCCTCGCCGTCGGCGCGATGGGCGCGGTCGAGCTGGTGCCGCTGGTCGTATGCGGCCTGTACGGGGGTGCGCTCGCCGACGCCGCGGACCGCCGGAAGATCATCCTGCTCACGGAGGCCGGGCTCGGGCTGCTCGCGGTGGTCCTCCTGGTGAACGCGGCGCTGCCCGACCCGATGCTGTGGCCGCTCTACCTGGTGGCGGGCGGCGTCTCCGCGCTCGCCGGGCTCCAGCGGCCCGCGCTGGACTCGCTGATGGCCCGGATCGTGCCGCACGACCAGCTGCCGGCCGCCGCCGCGCTGAACTCGCTGCGCTGGCAGGCCGGGGCGATCATGGGCCCGGCGCTGGCCGGTCTGGTGGTCGCCTACGCCGGGCACGCCACGGCGTACGCGATCACCGTCGTCACCTTCGCCGTCTCGGTGCTGATGTGCCGCAGGCTCTCCCCCGCGCCGCCCGCCGAGAAGGGGCGGAAGCCGTCGCTGCGCGGCATCGTGGAGGGCGCCCGGTACGCCTGGAGCAGGCCCGTGCTGCTGGGCACGTACGCGATCGACATGGCCGCGATGTTCTTCGCGTTCCCCAACACGATCTTCCCGTTCCTCGCGGACGAGCTGGACGCCGACTGGTCACTCGGCCTGATGTACGCGGCGGGCTCGGTCGGCTCGCTGGTCCTCGGGCTGACCAGCGGCTGGACCTCGCGGGTGCGCCGGCACGGGCTGTTCGTCGTGTGCGGCGCCGCCGTCTGGGGGCTCTCGATCGCGGCGGCGGGCTGGTTCGGCAACGTGTGGCTGGTGCTGGTCTGCCTCGCCTTCGCCGGGGCGGGCGACATGCTCAGCGGGCTCGGCCGGTCGACCATCTGGAACCAGACCATCCCGGAGGAGCTGCGCGGCCGCCTCGCGGGCATCGAGGTGCTCTCGTACAGCGTCGGGCCGCAGCTCGGCCAGGTCCGGGCCGGCGGCATGGCCGGATGGACCGGGACCCGGCCCGCGATCTGGACCGGCGGCGTGGCGTGCGTCGCCTCGGTGGCGCTGCTGGCGGCGGCGCTCCCGAAGCTCCTCACGTACGACTCGGCGACGGACGAGGACGCGCTGCGCCGGCGCGCCCGGCACGCGGAGGGCCTGGACGTGGAGCCGGCGGCCTGAGACCGGGGCCCGCCGGCCCCGGCCTTCCGCGGCCCGTCAGCCGGCCGCGTCGTCCTCGTCCGGTCCCTTGCGGTCGTGCCACTTGGGGTCGGTGTCCCACTCCAGATTCCGCTCCTGGGCGGTCTCCATCGCGTGCTGCGCCTCCTGCCGGGAGGCGTACGGACCGAAGCGGTCCTTCGCCGGGCACTCGGGGCCTTCCTCGACCTTCTTGTGCTCCAGGCAGTAGAACCACTCGCCCGGCTTGCCGACCGTGCGCTTCTTGAACAGGGCCATCATCGGTTCCTTTCCTCTGTGCCATGGTGCCCCGGACACGCTGGTTAGACTCGCTGGCATGTCTGGCCAGTCGCTGCTCGTACCAGGGGAGATCACTCCCGTCCGTTCCGTGCCCGGAAACATCCGGCGCCCCGAGTATGTGGGCAAGCCGGCTCCGACGCCCTACACCGGGCCGGAGGTGCAGGACGCCGACACCGTGGAGCGGATGCGCGTCGCGGGACGGATCGCCGCACAGGCGATGGCCGAGGCCGCCAAGCACATCGCCCCGGGCGTCACGACGGACGAACTCGACCGCGTCGCCCATGAGTTCATGTGCGACCACGGGGCGTACCCGTCGACGCTGGGCTACCGCGGCTTCCCCAAGTCACTGTGCACCTCGCTCAACGAGGTGATCTGCCACGGCATCCCGGACTCCACCGTGCTGCGCGACGGCGACATCGTGAACCTCGACGTGACCGCGTACCTCAACGGGGTGCACGGCGACAACAACGCGACCTACCTCTGCGGCGACGTCGACGAGGAGTCACGGCTGCTCGTCGAGCGCACCGAGGAATCACTGCGGCGCGCGATCAAGGCCGTGAAGCCGGGCCGGCAGATCAACGTCATCGGGCGGGTCATCGAGTCGTACGCGAAGCGCTTCGGGTACGGCGTGGTCCGGGACTTCACCGGGCACGGGATCAACACCTCGTTCCACTCCGGGCTCATCGTGCCGCACTACGACAGCCCGCACGCCACCACCGTGATGCAGCCCGGCATGACGTTCACCATCGAGCCGATGCTGACGCTCGGCAGCCACGACTACGACATGTGGGACGACGGCTGGACCGTGGTGACGAAGGACCGCAGGCGCACCGCCCAGTTCGAGCACACGCTCGTGGTGACGGAGACCGGCGCGGACATCCTGACCCTGCCGTAACGCCTCCACCTCCCCCGCTTCCGAAACGGCCGCCCTCCGGGCGGCCGTTCTGTTCGGTACCGACAGTTCCCGACAAGCCGTCGGCAAAGAGTTGACTTAGGTATGCCTAAGTAGGAGGATCACCGTATCGGCCCGCGCCACCGGCGGACACCTGTGGCGGGCCGATATTTCCGTCTCTTTCTGGACTTCCCGTCCCCCTCGGCCCCGGAGGCCCGCCTTGGACGCAACCGTCACCGCCACGCCCTTCTCGACGCTGATCCGTACCGCGTCCCACGAGCAGCACACCGAGGCGGAGACCTCGACCTTCATGGGGGATCTGCTCGGCGGGCGCCTCGGGGTGGACGCGTACACGCGCTACACCGAGCAGCTGTGGTTCGTGTACCGGGCGCTGGAGGAGGGCGCACAGGCGCTGGCCGCCGACTCGGTCGCCGGGCCGTTCATACAGCCCGAGCTGATGCGCACCGCCGAGCTGGAGCGCGACCTCGCCCATCTGCGGGGCGAGGGCTGGCGCGAGGGTCTGGAGCCGCTGCCGGCCACCGCCGCGTACGCCGGACGGGTCGCCGAGTGCGCCCGCACCTGGCCCGCCGGGTACATCGCGCACCACTACACGCGGTACCTGGGCGATCTGTCGGGCGGGCAGATCATCCGGGACAAGGCGGAGAAGACCTGGGGCTTCGCTCGCAAGGGCGACGGGGTGCGGTTCTACGTCTTCGAGGAGATCTCCAACCCCGCCTCCTTCAAGCGCGATTACCGCGAGCTGCTGGACGCGGTGAACGCCGACGACCTGGAGAAGCAGCGGATCGTGGACGAGTGCAAGCGCGCCTTCGCGCTGAACACCGCCGTGTTCCGGGAGCTGGGCGAGGAGTTCCGCGC is a genomic window of Streptomyces sp. NBC_00708 containing:
- a CDS encoding winged helix-turn-helix domain-containing protein, translated to MRYGILGTTQALRDDGTVLPVGGARLRALLTVLALRPGRTVPVGVLVDEVWDGEPPADAPAALQALVGRLRRAIGHQAVASAESGYRLAAEPEAVDLFRFERLAGEGARALAEGDPARAMSVLDDALALWRGPALADLPDRYAAAARWTARRLDARRDRLAAALRLGRATEALPELTALCGEHPLDEPLQALRLRALRDAGRTAQALAAYDEVRTLIADRLGTDPGTELTTLYGELLRQEPAPPAPVKPSAPAPLGNLRARLTSFVGRESEMAALRDDLSRGRLVTLLGPGGAGKTRLSQEVADTVDPGTWPDGVWLAELAPVDDPEAVPEAVLAALGARETVLSGAGSGELRAAERASGDERAAGESLARLTEYCSRRRMLLLLDNCEHVIEAAAALADHLLARCPGLTVLATSREPLGVPGEAVRPVDPLPDPTALRLLAERGAAARPGFRVDADEATALAGAEICRRLDGLPLAIELAAARLRMLTPQQIADRLDDRFRLLTSGSRTVLPRQQTLRAVVDWSWELLDDDERVTLRRLSVFAGGCTLEAAEAVCADGSGGAGDAARLLGSLVDKSLVVAAPAEDGQMRYRLLETVGEYAAERLEESGERDAVERRHLVFFRELARTTDPLLRGSGQLAAVRLLQREYENLRTALRHAVAARDEQEALCMVLSLSWYWQIRNLRGDALHWADAAAALGPDPFAPPVRPAPSLHERCTDAPPPMRQELLEEARRQVGLVQLVNMDHAMDEWTNEASMARLRAIVATYRAGQPQTCRSPASLWFYAVMLTGGVSDLRHLLDETVRGAREFGYEWELAAALQMRANVLANRPDWAGEAHTDADESLAIFRRLGDDWGMAEALSSRGEANEKQGAYAQAAEDFQAAIRSAERLGALAQVSVLRIRYASVLTELDRGAEGEAIMREVLGDERQTGHEARPAARLFMAMWLGRDGRTDEAREQFTLLHEEFKSETMAVFEGFVLGGLAWLDNQDGAYARGLERSRRALESMQDPLTQMVAPQMAVINLVILAWALAGLGGEERSLTAARLLGSGRAHLPEGHFMNAMERENFARAEELVRVRLGDAAYEAAYAEGGGLSLEEAAALVDAESEPGS
- a CDS encoding signal peptidase I, whose amino-acid sequence is MNDNVYVGNAGKDAALDRGWILGHFKDAGDPRHSEDVEIKWGVHPVGDERAQWVRGESRTALLVLISGRFRVELPGRSVLLEEQGDYVVWGVGVDHSWVAEEESVVLTVRWPSVPGYAVGPAEPAAPGD
- a CDS encoding site-2 protease family protein, which gives rise to MASAAQQRISPVFLGIAAVTAVAGWAVWTDFAAQPGFATFLFVTGAWVVSLCLHEYAHARTALHSGDISIGSKGYLTLNPLKYTHALLSIVLPVLFVIMGGIGLPGGAVFIERGRIRGRWKHSLISAAGPLTNVLFALVCTAPFWLDALDGVPAAFRNALAFLALLQVTAAILNFLPVPGLDGYGVIEPWLSHSARRAVEPFAPFGLIAVFALLWVPELNRAFFDAVYALLRGLDVDGFWTDCGLDAYRFWQGANPVCGAG
- the npdG gene encoding NADPH-dependent F420 reductase gives rise to the protein MTTNDSGSAPKPPAKDPWDLPDVSGLTVGVLGGTGPQGRGLAYRFARAGQQVIIGSRAADRAEAAAGELGNGVRGADNATCARESDVVIVAVPWDGHAKTLESLREELAGKIVVDCVNPLGFDKKGAYALKPEEGSAAEQAAALLPDSRVTAAFHHLSAVLLQDESIEEIDTDVLVLGEARADTDIVQALAGRIAGMRGIFAGRLRNAHQVESLVANLISVNRRYKAHAGLRTTDV